A section of the Triticum dicoccoides isolate Atlit2015 ecotype Zavitan chromosome 7A, WEW_v2.0, whole genome shotgun sequence genome encodes:
- the LOC119333500 gene encoding uncharacterized protein LOC119333500, producing MARAFVRSISFPLSPSRSSSSSKPRAPSASHHERSVSLPCRSHPILAHLHTHIRAVRAWAQQGPAALAASVAVGLAHVDALHSALGDLLDLPEAQAALSGAGGSVDRLLDSFLRLADAHGCFQEAVVALKQDVAEALAAVRRRDGARLASAVRAQRRAGQELTRLAATARESAVRPSRLSILGGGQGSAAEVEVTGLLMESAAATASASAALFGAVAAMSGSVEAESCSCKGTAALVCLVKKNKKKSSAPGCGEEGVAVAAVAERLEELEECIEELETGSEKVFRSLVQTRVALLNIHTLHIF from the coding sequence ATGGCGCGCGCCTTCGTGCGCTCCATCTCCTTCCCGCTGAGCCCGTCGAGGTCGTCGTCCTCCTCCAAGCCGCGCGCGCCGTCGGCGTCGCACCATGAGCGGTCCGTCAGTCTGCCGTGCCGGTCGCACCCGATCCTGGCGCACCTCCACACCCACATCCGCGCCGTGCGCGCCTGGGCGCAGCAGGGACCAGCGGCGTTGGCCGCCTCCGTGGCCGTGGGGCTGGCGCACGTGGACGCGCTCCACTCCGCGCTCGGCGACCTGCTGGACCTGCCCGAGGCACAGGCCGCGCTCTCCGGCGCCGGCGGCAGCGTGGACCGCCTCCTCGACTCCTTCCTCCGCCTCGCCGACGCGCACGGCTGCTTCCAGGAGGCCGTGGTCGCGCTCAAGCAGGACGTCGCCGAGGCGCTGGCGGCCGTGCGCCGCCGCGACGGGGCGCGCCTTGCCTCCGCTGTGCGGGCCCAGCGCAGGGCCGGCCAAGAGCTCACTCGCCTCGCCGCCACGGCAAGGGAGTCCGCCGTCCGGCCCTCGCGCCTGAGCATCCTCGGCGGCGGCCAAGGCAGCGCGGCGGAGGTGGAGGTGACGGGGCTGCTGATGGAGTCggccgcggcgacggcgtcggcgtcCGCCGCGCTGTTCGGGGCCGTGGCGGCCATGTCCGGGTCCGTGGAGGCGGAGTCGTGCTCGTGCAAGGGCACGGCGGCGCTTGTGTGCCtggtgaagaagaacaagaagaagtcgTCGGCGCCGGGGTGTGGggaggagggggtggcggtggccgccgtGGCGGAGAGGCtggaggagctggaggagtgcatcgAGGAGCTGGAGACCGGCAGTGAGAAGGTGTTCCGGAGCCTCGTGCAGACCAGGGTCGCGCTCCTCAACATCCACACGCTCCACATCTTCTAG